From the Vulpes vulpes isolate BD-2025 chromosome 15, VulVul3, whole genome shotgun sequence genome, the window CAAGACAAAGGACTTAGGGATCTATTACATAGGGGCTTTTCTGCCAGCTAATTTTAGAAGATATGACCAGTACAATAACAGAGTCGGAATTATATTGTGAATTCTTCCAGGAGAAGTGTACAGGAATCCTGAATTAGATTTTCCCCCTTATCAGAAGTAGGGAGAAACATCTTCTATATTTCCAGAAATAAGAGCAGTGTGGTAACTCTTCAAAGTGATGATTACAAAAACATGGCAAGTGAAGAATATTTGCCTTTGAAAGTCCCAAGCCAAATGGCCACACAGGCCTCCTCAGTGACATTCTGTGAAAATGAGTCTCAGGATCCTCAGAAAAGCAAAAGTCTGTTTGTAACTGAAGAAAGCACTGAGAAAAAAGTCTTGCGGGGAGAAAGTCCTTCCATGGACCACTGTTCAGAGAACCTTCAAATTAAACTTATGTCTGACGTAATAGACCTCGTCGCACCATTGGTCAGTGGTGAGACAAATTGCCAGAATGGCCAAGTGAAAGACTCTTTGGATCTCTTTGACTGTAACTACAAAGACATTTGTGGTTGGAAATCACAAGTGGTCGGTCGTAGTCATCGGGGAGCTCATACAGAGAAAGCTTGTAACCATTACAACCTTGGGAAGAGAAGTAACAACAGCTCAGATGGTCATCCATGTGAGAAAATCCACACTGCAGAGAAATTACACAGATGTAGTCAGTGTGGTAAGGACTTCAGTGAGCACTCAGAACTACTACTTCATCAAAGACACCACACAGAAGAAAAGCCCTACAAATGTGAGCAGTGTGGGAAGGGCTTTACAAGGAGCTCCAGTCTTCTGATCCATAGAGCAGCCCACACAGATGAGAAACCCTATAAGTGTGACAAGTGTGGGAAAGGCTTCACAAGGAGTTCAAGTCTGCTCATTCATCACGCAGTCCATACAGGCGAGAAGCCTTATAAATGTGACAAGTGTGGAAAGGGCTTTAGTCAGAGCTCCAAACTGCATATCCACCAGCGAGTGCACACTGGTGAGAAGCCCTATGAGTGTGGGGAGTGTGGTATGAGTTTCAGTCAGCGCTCCAACCTGCACATCCACCAGCGAGTTCACACTGGGGAGAGGCCCTACAAGTGTGGGGAATGTGGGAAGGGCTTCAGTCAGAGTTCGAACCTTCACATTCACCGCTGCATACACACAGGTGAAAAGCCTTTCCAGTGCTATGAGTGTGGGAAGGGCTTCAGCCAGAGCTCTGATCTCCGCATCCATCTCAGAgtccacactggagagaagccctatcACTGTGGCAAGTGTGGAAAGGGATTTAGCCAGAGCTCAAAACTCCTCATCCACCAGAGAGTGCATACTGGAGAGAAGCCTTACGAATGCAGCAAGTGTGGGAAGGGTTTCAGCCAGAGCTCCAACCTCCACATCCACCAGCGGGTTCATAGGAAAGATCCCATTAAATAAGGTCTTCAGTCATATGCTTATACGATAaggacttaaatatttttttgacttaaatatttttaacattgtgCTTCCCTTTATATTCTCAGGAGAGAGATAATAAGAGTTACTCACTTATGTTCCCTCActgaaaatcattcattcatttaaagtatttaagCTCTTTGTTAGACTATACAACAAGTTGATTGTTCTGGTTCCTCATATGGGTACAGTGAAATGTCTGTACTTTGCAGTTCAGCCAATGTTACTAGAACTAGATGCCCTACCCAGCCTTTTTAAGTACAAAAACTTTATATTTATGTAAGTGGAACATGTTTCCCTTTGTTCGTATTCTCTGAGGAATTGAaactctctggtttctcttcaaaTTTGGTGCCTTGTGTTTTTCATATTTCCTTCCAGCCCTGATTAGCCCTCTATAGGTCAAGGGAGTGGTTAGAGATATTATGGATATGAAATCTGTTGTGTTTGCAAAATACACAACAGTGTGTGGCACACAAGAAGGTAAAGGGCTACCTATGTGGTAAACCCCATATATTATAGGATGTTGaaccctctccctccccaaggcAGCTGTTCAGGAACATCAGTAGTTCTTTTTTCCCTGGATGTAGCTGGTCTATTGGAATTCTTCCAGATCTCACCACTTCAGATGACCCCTTGCCAAACTAAAGCCAAATAGGATACATACACCATGTTGAAATGTAGCAAatgaagttaaaatatatttaaatgtatataattccTCACTatctcatttctttaattttcttcagcaTTCGTGTTCTATATGATACAAAACGAAGTCAAGAGAAaaagtttctaatatttttctctttgggcttatctcttgttttaatatttgatgtacccccaaaaccatttgttttcACAGCATCCCTAGCCTCTATAGGCTTCATTGTAgatatagaatttatttataaaattatttttatacttggctgaatataatttatataatagctatataaaaacattttaaaccatATTTGGAGATCATGTTTGGGATGATCAGGCTTAAAATACGAACTGTCACATGCAATTCACTTGGAGTGTGATGCTTAGGACACTTCACCAAGTTAGACATTCATCCCCTAGAAGTTAATACAAGAAGCTCAAGCAAGTAGAAAAGTGATTGCATATGTAACTAAGTTGGAATTTACAATGAGGAGCTCCTGATAGCAACCCTCATTTTCTAACTAATGGTTAATGATTCCTCAAGCATTTCTTAGGAGACTACCTAGTGTTCAGTATTCCAGTTTTTCACCAATAACTAGTTTCTGTATATGAAAAGTGATAGAGAAAATATGGATGCCTTTATTAGTTGGGATGTGGGGTGATAACATATATCTTGACCAAGGTAACCTGAAGCAGTTACCTGGACATAGATAACAGGGAAAGTATACATTAATTTGAGAAACAGCTAATCTCAAGGAATGAAGGAGAGAGATGAAGACATTTGCCTTAGGCAAACATTCCATATATGGTTAGGGtggtgattgagcatctaccctTTAGCATTCCATAATATCCTTCAGTTGTTTTGATACCCTAAGGCAACATCACAAATGTGATTCTGTTTCACCATTTCTAGAGTAATGAACGCCTCTCAATTCCTCCTGCCCTCATGGATCATACCTGAGTATCTATTCTGGATTCCACTTGTTTGGCACCTATGTCTTCTAATTGCCTGACGTATAGAATCTAACGGATTTGGAGCCAAGATCACAAGAACCCGCATGTAATGAGGCTGGGGGAAAGTATGAATTTCCAATCtcagatgattttaaaataccgtttttccaaatttccttttatacATAACTTACagtatcaattttttaaaagattttatttattatgagagacacacagaggcagagacataggcagagggtgaagcaggctccccacagggagcctcttgtgagactccatccccggaccctgacatacaacctgaaccaaaggcagacactcaaccactgggccacacaggtgccccttacggtatctatgttttttttgttttgtttttgttttttttatgatagtcacagagagagaggcagagacacgggcagagggagaagaaggctccatgcaccgggagcctgacatgggattcgatcccgggtctccaggatcgcgctctgggccaaagtgtggcgccaaaccgctgcgccacccagggatcccggtatctATGTTTTTAACTATGTTTagcttttactgttttcttttaaacatcacCTTGcttaatacaattaaaatatggtCAGAGTCCTTAGGACTATTTCACTGAAAGAAAGAGCTTTgaggtttttgaaaaaaaattttttcagaggTCAAGGGTTGCCCTTAATACTTGATAAGTACTTAGTTGAACAAAAAGCTTTGGATATTCTCAGTAATCATCAATTGTATTCAACTGATAATTCTATCACTAATTTAACAAAAGATACAGTTTACAGATTATTACTTGAGATACTTTacaattcttaaaattcataCCTATTCAGTGGGTGCTATTTCCTTTGTATATGAATTGTTTACTAGTGGATATGTGATCCGTACTTGTAATCATAGTTCTAAATTATAagctttttaatccttttaagattttatttgtagtaatctgtacacccaatgtggggcttgaactcacaaccctggaatcaagagttgcatgttctatcaactgagccagctaggcacctcTAATCTTTGTTTCCTCCCGCCCTCTACCCCGACAGCCAGAATTAGGGGATAGAAGGAAATATGGAAGTTCCCATGCCTTCCTCATTGTACATCCATTGATAAGAAAGGATCATAATTGGTCATAGGGTGCAAGGCTGAACTCTAGATAAAGCAAAGTTCAAAGCAACATGCTCTAAGTAGTTGTGAGAGTAAAATTGGCACTGGATTGGTACCTGAGAGCAGGTGAGAACAAGTAGATTCAAGAGGTAGCTCTGGGAAAAGCTAATACATAGGAGCATGTGGCAACTGATCAGCAAGGGCTACAAAAATGTCAGTGTTTGGTCAGCTaagtaaaatgactagaaaatgTGCTTTTTGTTAAACATCTCTCTGGACAGcactaaaatgcttttaaaaatggcatttataaAACCACAGCAATAAAGAGAGTCAGGAGAAAGACCACAACAAACAAGAAATCTCATCAAAAATTCGAAAGATGGAAGAAGGATGGCTAGTGTATCAGAGCAGAAGCAAGCACCATTTATAGTGCTTGCACATAAAGATAAGGACTAGAAGAGCCAATTTAGCTCCAGGCTAAGAAATGCTTAATACTGTAGGAGACAGGAGTGAGACATGAAAGGAAAGCAGTGAAATTAATGGTCAGTTGTATATGGAACATTCACCTAATCCCATACATGCCTGCCTTCCCAACTCCCGTGCACTTGCCAACCAGAGATTTACCCTCAGCAAGAGGTGGGACGTTTCTTCTCTGCAGAAATCAAATAGCCCCAAGGGAGAGATCTCTGTATTTCTAGCATTTGAGAATCCGAAAATAAAGCAGTTGTCTTCTAGTTCCAATACTCTTAAAGCTTCAAAATGTATgagataaaaactgaaaattaaggggtacctgggctcggggcacctgggtggctcagtggttgagcatctgcctttagctcaggttgtgatcctggagacccgggatcgggtcccacgtcaggctccctgcatggagcctgcttctccctctgcctgtgtctctgcccccctctatCTGTATGtcatggataaaataaaatctttaaatttaaaaaaaaaaaaaaaaagggtaccTGGGCTCAATTGgtgagcatgcaactcttgatcttgaggttgtgagttcaagctctatgTTGGGCACGGAGcctacctaaaaagaaaaaaaaaaaccaataaaattgaaataaatataggCAAATTTTCGAGTATAGATATTTCAATAATTAAGTGATATCACAAAGAGAAAATCAGTTAAGAGTATATGACTATCAACtaaattaaatgacatttatatACCACCACCCAACAACAGTATATGTATTCTTTTCACGTGTACATATTATGGGCTATAAAACAAGTTTCAAGTTACTTAAAAGAATGGAAACTATGTAAAGTTTGTTCTGTGACCATAACACATAAcacaattaaattagaaatcaactaACAAAGATATCTGAAGAAtccctaaatatttggaaattaaaacacCTTTCCCAAATGAGCCCTGAATTGAAGaggtaaaaaggaaaatttgaaaatactttgaacTAGTCTACACTCATACCACCCTGAACATGTCTGAAatcttgtgaaaatattttgaactgaatgaataTATTGAAATTGTTGGACCTAGCTAAAGCAGTGTGAATTTAACTTTTTGTCAAATTCAGCAACTTAAGTGAAATGTAAAAAGTCCTTGAAAGGCACAAACTACCAAAGttccctcaaaaaagaaaaagaagaggcacCTAAGTGgttcagttgttaagcatctgccttcagctcaggtcattggGATCCAGGAGGATCAAGGTCCCTGTGggtcctcagtggggagtcttctccatctccttgctGCCCCGCCCCCTACCACCACCTGCTGCtcgagctttctctctctctttctctccctcaaagaaaatctttaaaacaaatacatagggcagcccatgtggctcagctgtttggtgccaccttcggcccaggcccagggcatgatcctggagacccaagatcgaggcccacgtcgggctccgtgcatggagcctgcttctctctctgcttgtgtctctgcctttgtgtgtgtgtgtgtgtgtgtgtgtgtgtgtgtctcacgaataaataaaatcttttaaatatatttttaaataaataaataaaacaaatacataaataaataataaaaaattttaagcaaaagaaaGCATGAATATCCCTAATACATTGAATTTGTAGCTGACAAACCTTTCCACATACAAAAAAGTACAGGCCTAGATGGCAcaaatgaattctaccaaacatttaagggaGACATATCAACAATTCTACATAAACCCTTCTAGAAAGAAACACTTTGCAACTCATTTATGAGCCAACATTGCCCACATACCAAAGCCAAAAAAAGACCTCACAAGCAAAAGTCATACATCAACATCTCTCATAAACAGAtgcaaaatgtatttctaaaaagtaataaattgaAACTGCTGTCTATAAAAGGTAGTAATACGTCATAGAGTTTATTCTAGAAATGCAAGTTTGTGTTAACATTTGGAATCAATGTATTTAATCATACTGacatactaaaaaagaaaacccctaccttttttaaaatgtagaaaagtatttgaaaaaaaaattgatactcATTTGTAATTAGACACTCAGATTTGATAAGAAATTAAAGGGATCACCCTCAATCTTCTAAAGGGCATCTGTGGAAGAACCTGCACCTGACATACTTAATCGTGAAATAAAAAGCAGTTTCCCCCTAAAACTGGGAAGAAGGCTAAGATGTCTACTTCCCTCTTCTAGTCAGCATTGTCCTAGATGTAACCAGTGCAACAaggcagtaaaaagaaaaaaggagcaggGCTACCATAAGTCTCAGCAAGCACCATGTACCAGCCTGCACTGGGTTTGGGGTAACTGAGCTGGGCCTGAGGATTAGGACAGAGCACACCATTAAGGGCAAATAGAAGAGACACAGAAACCCAGGCACGTGAAGGGGGAAGGCCATGTGACAGCAGAGACATTGGAGTTATGCAGCTGCAAGCCAAGACAACGAGGATAGACAGCCACtaccagaagctaagagaaatGAACAATGTAAACATAAACACAAAAACCATAAAGTgcctagaagaaaaaaagcacaaaccatAAACAGGAAAAATTCGTAAATTggacttcaattttaaaatttcaaaggaagaaaataacatggactaggagaaaatatttgtagaacatatatctaataaaggagGACTTGTatgcaaaatctataaagaactcttacaacccAGTAATAGACAATCTGcttaaaaagtgaacaaaagatttgaatgggtatttcattaaagaagatatacaaacgGCCAGTAAGCTCATGAAAGGatgtttaacatcactaatcagagaagtgcaaattcaaaccacaatgaaataccattgCACacctagaatagctaaaattttaaaggtaTAAAAACACCAAGTATTGGCAAGAACATGGAGCAAATTTCtgacagaaatacaaaatagccatttggaaaataattctgCTATTCTTATAAAATGAGATATACACTTATCACAGGGCCTGGCACTCGTAGATATTTACAAGGAGTAGTGAAAACATTCTCATCCAAAGCCtttatatgaatgttcatagcaggtTTACTCATAATAAGCATATTATTCatcatggaaacaacctaacAGTTGTTAGGCAGTTGTTAGTTGTTAACCTAAcaatcaacagatgaatgagtaaacaagTTTTGGAATACCCACACAACGGAAGGTTTTtttcagcaatgaaaaaaaaatatttttttaaaagattttatttatttattcatagagatgcagagagagaggcagagacacagacagagggagaagcaggctccatgcagggagcctgaggtgggactcgatccagggtctccaggatcaagccctgggctgcaggcggcgctaaaccgccgcgccaccgggctgcccaaaaaaaaaaaaaaaaaaaaaaaaaacacacacacacacaaatttttaaaaagcctcctgATACAACAGAATGAATCTCCAGAGCTGTATGCTGtatgaaagaaatcagacataAAAAGCTATATAATgtatagaaaattctagaaaagacaaatttatGCAAGAAAGTAGTTCGCTACATGGGAGAGAATTAACTGACTGCAAAGCAGCATAATGGATGGAAAAGGTTCACTCAGCTGTGGTGGCAATGACATGAGTGCATTgaactatttatataaaatgggtaggttttatcatatataaaatttacatggCATATAAATCTAAATCAGTAAAACTAGTTgaaatatacacatgcatatacgtTCACCAGTGCACATCATTTTTTGTATTGTGGGATGATAACATTTCACATGAGATCTGCTCTCTTAACAAATTTGTAAGTGcacaatatagtattgttaactctAGGCACAATGTCAGTAGATCTCTAAAACTTATTCATCTCGCATAACTGAAGCTTTATACCTGTTGAAATGCAGCTATTTCCCCTCCCTGAAGCCTCTAGCAACACACattctccttttgttttatggGTTTGTCTGTTATATGAAGCACTAATGCACATCATTTTGGAATATTAAAACTGCTTTGTTTTCACAGGATCTCTTAATTGGCAGCATTTGGCAAATTGCTTTACTGTTGAAAACTGGGGTTGAGTACTATGCTATCCAATTGATGTTAACCATGGGTTTCTTTGAACTTAGGGAAACACTTTCCCCACATAATTTTTGTTCAGTTTTCCTCTGAACAGCCACCAACTGTTCCCTATTTTCCTGTGAACACTGACACTCATTTATAGGAGTTTTCTTCCCAGAGTTCTGCATGAGACTCAGGACTTTGCAAGAATCAGTATCTTGATTTGTAAAAGTCCTTTGATGCTTCTTCTTAAATGTCCACCACTCAACCCTCTTTTGGGGGAATCTGATGAGATACTCCTCCTTTTACTCAATAAGGTTTCATTTATCTTCATcttcttttagtcttttttcaCCCCCATTTTATTCTGGCCTTTGTTCAAGTGACACCTCCTTAAGCATATTCTTCCCTGAACaccctatttttaatatttaatttcattatttcattaaatcatCCATTCACTCTATATTATGCTTAGAAGTTGAGGACACATCAGTAAATAAACTCTAACCACAAAGGGAAAAACCTGGTAAATTGGAacacattaggggcacctgggtaactcagttggctaagtgcctgccttaagctcaggtcatgatcctggggtcctgggatcaagtcccatatcaggctccctgctccgtagggagcctgcttcttcttgtccctctacctgttgctccccctccttgtgctctctctctctcatataaataaaattggaacACATTAAGATTTTTCTGTGCAAACAAATactattaagaaattaaaaaggcagggcacctggctggctcagttggtagacatGTAactttgatcttggggttttgagtcCCAGCCCCATAtagggtatagaaattacttaaaatcgggatcc encodes:
- the ZNF239 gene encoding LOW QUALITY PROTEIN: zinc finger protein 239 (The sequence of the model RefSeq protein was modified relative to this genomic sequence to represent the inferred CDS: inserted 2 bases in 2 codons; deleted 2 bases in 1 codon; substituted 2 bases at 2 genomic stop codons) — protein: MDTSQTLSLLRGGNDQVPGDLNENSMENLQDKGLRDLLHRLFCQLILEDMTSTITESEXILXILPGEVYRNPELDFPPYQKXGETSSXISRNKSSVVTLQSDDYKNMASEEYLPLKVPSQMATQASSVTFCENESQDPQKSKSLFVTEESTEKKVLRGESPSMDHCSENLQIKLMSDVIDLVAPLVSGETNCQNGQVKDSLDLFDCNYKDICGWKSQVVGRSHRGAHTEKACNHYNLGKRSNNSSDGHPCEKIHTAEKLHRCSQCGKDFSEHSELLLHQRHHTEEKPYKCEQCGKGFTRSSSLLIHRAAHTDEKPYKCDKCGKGFTRSSSLLIHHAVHTGEKPYKCDKCGKGFSQSSKLHIHQRVHTGEKPYECGECGMSFSQRSNLHIHQRVHTGERPYKCGECGKGFSQSSNLHIHRCIHTGEKPFQCYECGKGFSQSSDLRIHLRVHTGEKPYHCGKCGKGFSQSSKLLIHQRVHTGEKPYECSKCGKGFSQSSNLHIHQRVHRKDPIK